The Pelmatolapia mariae isolate MD_Pm_ZW linkage group LG10_11, Pm_UMD_F_2, whole genome shotgun sequence genome includes a region encoding these proteins:
- the LOC134635247 gene encoding neurogenin-1-like — protein MDSLYSDIDSNSCNFFPHSEDEESRGPRCASPQPEQQQKKQRRRGRAHSDVTVQVVKKNRRLKANDRERNRMHNLNDALDALRGVLPSFPDETKLTKIETLRFVHNYIWALSETIRIADLQAGKVGEPPVLLSPCLAEAPSPGSDACSWSSSGSSSSSSPAYCASSPGSPAVPEDYSCLRQDALYGFRSFVPGIY, from the coding sequence ATGGACTCGCTCTACTCCGACATCGACAGCAACAGCTGCAACTTCTTCCCGCACAGCGAAGACGAGGAGTCCCGCGGCCCGCGCTGCGCGTCCCCGCAGCccgagcagcagcagaagaagcagcGGCGTCGCGGTCGCGCGCACAGCGACGTGACGGTGCAAGTGGTGAAGAAGAACCGGCGCCTGAAAGCCAACGACCGCGAGCGTAACCGCATGCACAACCTGAACGACGCGCTGGACGCGCTGCGCGGCGTGCTGCCCTCATTCCCGGACGAGACGAAGCTGACGAAAATCGAGACTCTGCGGTTCGTGCACAACTACATCTGGGCGCTGTCCGAGACCATCCGCATCGCGGATCTGCAGGCGGGTAAGGTCGGCGAGCCGCCCGTGCTGCTCAGCCCGTGCCTAGCCGAGGCCCCTAGCCCGGGCAGCGATGCCTGCTCCTGGAGCTCCAgcggctcctcatcctcctcctccccggCCTACTGCGCATCCAGCCCGGGCAGCCCCGCCGTCCCCGAGGACTACAGCTGCCTGCGGCAGGACGCGCTGTACGGCTTCCGCAGCTTCGTGCCGGGCATCTACTGA